In the Hyphomicrobiales bacterium genome, one interval contains:
- a CDS encoding conserved hypothetical protein (Evidence 4 : Unknown function but conserved in other organisms) — MSISLFQAINHLIQVSRGTVAPVSAPRIVYFAHMQFMGQTEGGLLVDDRFFAMAGGPGSQALQAELNKRGALPLRQPLPAQAYPQFKLRSELSAIEDAWAKLGSLSEAHIANSVRGEKTAWARTYDRNRVVAISDRAIFEEFLWLHDA, encoded by the coding sequence GTGAGCATTTCTCTGTTCCAGGCCATCAATCACCTGATCCAGGTGTCGCGCGGCACCGTCGCCCCCGTGAGCGCGCCGCGCATCGTCTATTTTGCCCACATGCAGTTCATGGGTCAGACCGAAGGCGGTCTTCTCGTCGACGATCGCTTTTTCGCCATGGCCGGCGGCCCGGGTTCGCAGGCGCTGCAGGCGGAACTGAACAAGCGTGGCGCCCTTCCGCTGCGCCAGCCGCTGCCGGCGCAGGCCTATCCGCAGTTCAAGCTGCGATCCGAGCTCAGCGCCATCGAGGATGCTTGGGCCAAGCTCGGGTCCCTGTCGGAAGCCCATATCGCCAACTCAGTTCGCGGCGAGAAGACAGCCTGGGCGAGGACCTATGATCGCAATCGCGTCGTCGCGATCTCTGATCGAGCGATCTTCGAGGAATTCCTC